A segment of the Nocardioides plantarum genome:
CCCATGCCCTCGCCGCCGCCGGAGCCACCGTCGTGGTCGCCGACCTGCAGGACGAGCTGGCCGCCCAGGTCGCCGAGTCGCTGGGCGGCGCCCACTCCGCCGTCCACCTCGACGTCACCGACGAGCCGTCCTGGGAGGCCGCCGCTGCTGCCGCGGTCGAGCGCACCGGACGTCTCGACATCCTCGTCAACAACGCCGGCGTCGAGATCAGCAGCCTGATCGCCGACGTCGACCCGGCCGACATCCGCACCATGCTCGACGTCAACGTGCTTGGCACCGCGCTCGGGATCAAGCACGGCCTGCGCACCATGCGTCCCGGCGGCGCCGCCGGTCAGGGCGGCAGCATCATCAACATCTCCTCGGTCGCCGCGACCATCGCCTTCCCCGGCATCCCGATCTACTCGGCCACCAAGTCGGCCGTCGACCGCCTCACCCGCGTCGCAGCCATGGAGGCCGGCAAGCTCGGCTACGGCGTCCGCGTCAACTGCATCTACCCCGGGCTCGTCCCCACCGCCATGGGCACCGGCCTCGCCGTCGACATGGCCACGCTCGGGCTCTTCGAGTCCCCCGACGCCGCCGTCGGCGCCGTCATCGAGCAGACCCCGCTGGGTCGCCTCGGCGAGGTCGGCGACATGGCCGACGCGGTCGTGTTCCTGGCCTCCGACGCCGCCCGCTTCGTCACCGGCACCGGCCTGTCGGTCGACGGCGGGATGGGGATGTGACCATGAGCGACCACACCGACACCCCCAAGCGCGTCGTCGTCTACGGCGCGTCCGGCTACACCGGCCGGCTCATCTGCGAGTACCTGCGCGAGTACGGCGTCCCGTTCGTGGCCGCGGGCCGCGACGGCGCCAAGCTGCAGGCCTCGATGGACCGCAACGTCGCCGGCATCGAGACTGCCGACTACGAGGTCGTCGAGGTCACCCACGACCTCGCCTCGCTGACCGAGCTCTTCACCGGCGCGAGCGTGGTGCTCAACACCGTCGGCCCGTTCAGCAAGTGGGGTCCGGAGGTCGTCGAGGCGTGCCTGGCGACCGGCGCCCACTACACCGACACCACCGGTGAGCAGGACTGGCTGATCACCTGCGACGAGAGGTGGGGAGCCGACTTCGCCGCCGCCGGGCTGCTGCTCGCCCCCGGCATCGCCCAGATGTACACGACCGGCGAGATCGCGGCCGAGGTCGCACTCGAGCGCCCCGGCCTCGACACCCTCGACATCGCGGTGTTCTGGGGCGGCAGCCCGACCATCGCCTCGACCCAGACGATCCTGTTCAACGCGGCCCTGTCCGGGGCGCACTACCTCGAGCAGAACGCCTACGTCCCGTTCGACCCCGACGGCGGTCACGCCCACCTCTCCATCCCCGGCCAGCACGAGGTCGCCCTCGCGCTGCCGTGGGGCGGCACGTCCCACCCGGTCTGGTACCGGACCGACCCCCGGGTCGCCAACGTCAAGGCGCTCGGTGGCGTCTTCAACCGTGGGCTGATGCTCGCGGTCCCCCAGATCGTCGCCGGGGCCGTTGCGGCCACGGAGGGGATGAGCTCCGACGACAAGTACGTCGCCCTGGCCGCGACCGCAGCGCAGGTGATGAGCGAGATGCCGCCACGCGAGAACCCCCGCCTCAACAAGACGCTCGACTCGGTGCACGCCTCGGGTCCGCTCGGTCGGGCCCACTGCGTCATCCACGGCAACCAGAACTACAAGCAGACCGGGCTGCTCCAGGCGTACGCCGCCTACGCGCTGCTCCAGCAGCCCCCACGTCGCGTCGGCTTCGCCTCGGGGTGCCAGGCGTTCGGCCACCGCGAGCTGCTCGGCGTCCTGCGCTCCTTCGGTCTCGTCTCCGAGCCCGTGCTGACGGTCGAGGGCTGAGCGCACCGTGGGCATGCGGCTCGTCGACTACCTCGACAAGGGCTGGTCGATCGGGCCGGACGCACCCTGCCTGACCACCGACGGCGCGACCAGCTCGTACGCCGAGGTGCGGGAGCTCAGCCTCCGCATCTCGGCGGCGCTGGCGGCCCGCGGCGTGCGGCCGGGCGACAAGGTGGCGATCCTGTCGGCCAACGACCCGGTGGCGTTCACGACCGTGTTCGGGATCAGCCGGGCCGGCGCCGTGTGGTGCCCGATCAACCCACGCAACGAGGCCGCCGAGAACCGTGACCTGCTCGCCCTGTTCGAGTGCACCGCTCTCGTCTTCCAGGCGTCGTTCGCCCCGCTGGTCGACCAGGTCCGCGGCGACCTCCCGGCCCTAGCGACCTTGGTGTGCCTCGACGCCGA
Coding sequences within it:
- a CDS encoding DUF5938 domain-containing protein, whose product is MSDHTDTPKRVVVYGASGYTGRLICEYLREYGVPFVAAGRDGAKLQASMDRNVAGIETADYEVVEVTHDLASLTELFTGASVVLNTVGPFSKWGPEVVEACLATGAHYTDTTGEQDWLITCDERWGADFAAAGLLLAPGIAQMYTTGEIAAEVALERPGLDTLDIAVFWGGSPTIASTQTILFNAALSGAHYLEQNAYVPFDPDGGHAHLSIPGQHEVALALPWGGTSHPVWYRTDPRVANVKALGGVFNRGLMLAVPQIVAGAVAATEGMSSDDKYVALAATAAQVMSEMPPRENPRLNKTLDSVHASGPLGRAHCVIHGNQNYKQTGLLQAYAAYALLQQPPRRVGFASGCQAFGHRELLGVLRSFGLVSEPVLTVEG
- a CDS encoding SDR family NAD(P)-dependent oxidoreductase; the protein is MTVFDLTGRTALVTGAAQGLGEGMAHALAAAGATVVVADLQDELAAQVAESLGGAHSAVHLDVTDEPSWEAAAAAAVERTGRLDILVNNAGVEISSLIADVDPADIRTMLDVNVLGTALGIKHGLRTMRPGGAAGQGGSIINISSVAATIAFPGIPIYSATKSAVDRLTRVAAMEAGKLGYGVRVNCIYPGLVPTAMGTGLAVDMATLGLFESPDAAVGAVIEQTPLGRLGEVGDMADAVVFLASDAARFVTGTGLSVDGGMGM